In Devosia litorisediminis, one genomic interval encodes:
- a CDS encoding D-ribose ABC transporter substrate-binding protein: MAAPTMAQDLVVIITPSHDNPFFAAEAEGAKARAEEMGYATQVYSHDDDANKQNELIDSAIAAGAVAIILDNAGADASVAAVQKAKDAGIPSFLIDREINATGVAVAQIVSNNYQGATLGAESFVEAMGEAGNYVELVGKESDTNAGIRSSGYHDVIDQYPDMIMVAQQSANWSQTEAFTKMESILQANPDIKGVIAGNDTMAMGAVAALEAAGRSDVIVVGFDGSNDVRDAITAGKIHATVLQPAYRQAQYAVELADKYLKEGSTGVDEKISMDCVLIDETNAAQLETFQIKG, translated from the coding sequence ATGGCAGCGCCAACAATGGCTCAGGACCTGGTCGTGATTATCACGCCAAGCCACGACAACCCATTCTTTGCAGCTGAAGCTGAGGGTGCAAAAGCGCGCGCCGAGGAAATGGGCTATGCAACGCAGGTCTATTCGCACGATGACGACGCCAACAAGCAGAATGAGTTGATCGACTCCGCCATCGCTGCTGGCGCCGTTGCCATCATTCTGGACAATGCTGGTGCTGACGCCTCGGTCGCTGCGGTGCAGAAGGCCAAGGACGCAGGTATTCCCTCATTCCTGATCGACCGTGAAATCAATGCCACCGGCGTTGCTGTCGCGCAGATCGTGTCGAACAACTACCAGGGCGCAACACTGGGTGCTGAATCCTTTGTTGAAGCCATGGGCGAAGCTGGCAATTATGTTGAACTGGTGGGCAAGGAATCCGACACCAATGCCGGTATCCGCTCTTCGGGCTATCATGACGTGATCGATCAGTATCCAGACATGATCATGGTTGCGCAGCAGAGCGCCAACTGGAGCCAGACCGAAGCCTTCACCAAGATGGAATCCATCCTGCAGGCCAATCCGGACATCAAAGGCGTTATCGCCGGCAACGACACCATGGCCATGGGCGCCGTGGCGGCACTTGAAGCCGCGGGCCGCAGCGACGTGATCGTGGTGGGCTTTGACGGCTCCAATGACGTGCGCGATGCCATCACCGCCGGCAAGATCCACGCAACCGTGCTGCAGCCCGCTTACCGTCAGGCTCAGTATGCTGTGGAACTGGCCGACAAGTATCTCAAGGAAGGCTCGACCGGCGTTGACGAGAAGATCTCGATGGACTGCGTGTTGATCGACGAGACCAACGCGGCTCAGCTCGAGACTTTCCAGATCAAGGGCTAG